In Scomber japonicus isolate fScoJap1 chromosome 11, fScoJap1.pri, whole genome shotgun sequence, the genomic stretch AACAGTAAACACTAAGTCCTGTTATTCTTGTACATCTGTGTGGTTTTGTTTATTGATCTGCCTAATTCTCACTTACTGTATAAACTCTTTGATCAATGGCGAACCCAGTTTTTTAacttctgcttctctctctctctctctctctctctctctctctctctctctctctctctctctctctctctctctctctctctgtctctctctctttctctttctctttctctctctctctctctctctgtctctctctgtctgtctgtgtctctctgtctctctgtctctgtctctgtctctgtctctgtatcaGGCCCTGCAGAGTAACATTCGTTACTCGCTCCTGCCCAAGAGGCAGATCATAGGGAAGCGTCTTGCCCAGTGTCTGCACCCGGCCCTCCCCAGTGGAGTGCACCTCAAGGCTCTGGAGACCTATGAGGTCATCTTCAAAATCATCGGATCAAAATGGCTGGCCAAGGATCTGTTCATTTACAGGTGAATAAACAGAGCAGTTTACTGCATCAAGACAAGAGCTGGCCTCATATGTGCAGCTTTTTTATGAGGTAACTCTTTGATGCGTGTCTGTTTTTTTAGCTCAGGATTGTTTCCGCTGTTGGGCCATGCAGCCATGGCAGTGAAGCCTGTCCTGCTGACACTATACGAGCGTTACTATCTCCCGCTGCAGAGGGCTTTGCTGCCAAGTCTTCAGGCTTTCATAACAGGACTTCTGCCAGGCCTGGAGGAGGGACTGGAGGTCTACGACAGGTACTCAGCACATACTGTTTTTGTTGGAAGATGATATCATCTTAAATAATATCAGACGTAACCTTTGTTGTTGTacttaaaacataatttcatttcatactAATATAATCCAATATTTGAAACACTTCTGAAGCTAATATATTGAAGAGTTGCTCTGTGTTTTGGGGTGTTATAATTTGCAATTTTCACACATGAATAATCAAAAAGTTAGGCCCCCACTCAGAAATACAGATTTATTAGTTGACATATTATTGAACGCATGTCAGTGAGTTTTGACCACATTGTGCTCTTACTTTGTCCAGGACTGATGCTTTGCTGCTCAAGTTGTCATTGCTGGTGGGTCAGCAGGTTTTCTATGGTGCCCTGTGGGGCAGTATGCTGGTCAGCCCCTTGGTGCGACTGCCCGCCACAGTCTTCATAGTCACACACTTTGACCGCATGTTGACCCTGCACCAGCAAGCATACATGCTCGGCTTCGACCATCGCCTTGTGGTGAGTGTGTTTGTCATTCTTGTCACATTTGGTGTGgagaacatttttaatattttccatTAGGGAAATTTAGTTTGATAATGTTTCAGTTTACTTGTAAAGTCTACACTATCAACATTTTTTGTCAGCTGTTTGAACTTCTCGGCCTCTGTCTGTTTCCAGGTGAAGTCAGTGTGTCTTTCTCTGCAAGATTCTAATGTCTTGGTGCAGAGGAACACATTAGAAATCCTgctcttctttttcccttttgctAAATGCCTGGTAGGTTCACACATtaaattgcttgtttgtttttcttgacaACATCTTTGATTCTAAGTGTGTCTGCACTCCTCGTCTTGGCATCGTTGTAGAGCAATTAGAGTTCCGTAACATATTTTTTCTCTATCCAAAGAAGACTTAATTTAATTACAACCTGGGTCTTATTTTCATTCACTGTGATGAAAATTTTACAGTCCAGTGAGATCCAGGGATATTACAATATTGTCATATTAGGGCAAGTAATACAGATGAGACAATTAAACATGTGGTAAACAAATGTATAATATTGCCTAATTATCCAAACACTTCTTGGGAGGAGAATATATAATGTTAAAACTATTCCCAATCTGTGTGTTGTAAATGTCCATGAGATTGGACAGTTATGTTTAATTAACTCAATTATTGAGATAATTGGGTTTAACTAGTTTGCTGCTTACCCTCGTGATGCAGCAATGTTCCTAATATTATTAAATCACAACAATTAATTTGGTAAAGTAAATGTCATCATGGTTGATAGAATTGTCGGCCAAAAGCACAAATGTTAGATTCAAGTGAAAAAACAGAATAACTTTGATATTATATTTCTTTACATTGCACACCGTGATGGCTGTTATTGGTATTGTCAGCTATCATTATCATTGCTGATGTTTGCAACATAAATATCTTGTCCAATCCTGTGCAGCAGAACATGGAACAGACTTGCAGGAAATGTAAAGATCTTctttaactgtcaaatattttGTATTGAAATGACTTTTGTGAACGGTCTCCGATATTATTTCCTATTTCTGTTCTGAACTTGATGTCTGTCCTATCATTACTCTCCTATTGTTTCCTAGTCCTCATCAGCTACATCTGTGTTGTTGGTTTAGGATCCAGCGGAGACCAGCATTACTATGAGTGTTGAAGAGATGATCACATTGTCGTCTGCAGCGTCACTTACCCTACTCCGCAGAGACATGTCCCTCAACAGACGCCTCTACGCCTGGCTCCTAGGTTCTTATTAGTAGAATACACTTAAGTGATGAATCGTGTGTATAAAACTACTGTTAGGCAGAGCTTGGTCAATTACTAGTTCTCTCAGTTTGCATGCTaaagtttgtctttgtgtgtgtgtgtgtgtgtgtgcgtgcatgcgtttTAAGGCACAGACACAAAAGGAGAAATGGTGGCACCGCATCCCACCCTCTCCACTACTGCAGAGGAACATACATCCTTTTACTTCAACAACTACTCCAAAGATTTCATTGTGCAGGTACCTCACTCATGGAATAGCACACAGATACAtaccaaaactgaaaaaatacatGAAGATCAACTTAGATGAAAGAATAAAGATAGGAAACGGGGTGAAACAGCTGGCCTGGCTCTGTCCTACGGTAACAAAATCCATATACAGGCACCTCTAAACTCAATTATCAAGGTGATAtagcttgtttgtttaatccttaTAAAAACGGAAGTGTGAAAGCAACACATGGTGTTATTGGGGCGCTATTTCTTGGCGGGGGAAGAGTAACTTGTTCCGGACAACCAGTGGAGACTCCAGGAAGTTACTGTGCCCcggccaagaaatagtcctgCACTTTGCCTTTATCGAAATCTTAACTGAAGTAAACATGATGTCTAAACTAAACTTTCACACTACTtgtacaaaaatattaaaagaagcctaacatttcacattttggtCAGGTGTGTCTGTTTGAACAGTGCATTAATCTATGTTTGTCTCCTGTTCCTCTCTTCCTTGTCTGTTGGTCTTTGACTTCAGGCTCTGATTAACATCCTCAAACAGAAGGATTTGGAGAGCAACCCGGAGAACGTAACTGGATACCTCAGGCCTTTTCGCATCATCATCAGTTTGCTTGATAAACCGGAAATAGGTAGGCAGCACTGAGCAGTAcagcacacaaaaacatcaaagcACTAGATCCACCACTCTTAGTTGATCTCTAAGCCCTTATGTGATGCCTCTGATCAGGTCCAGTGGTCTTGAGTAGTGTGCTGTTGGAGGTGGTCCGAGCCTTCTACAGCTACTGTCAAGagatggtgggggaggaaacCACCACCAGCTCTGGGCTCTCAGGAAACCAGCTGGCCAGGTGAGGACAACAGATGAGAGAACAGATGCAATGATGTTGACTGTCAAAATAATGAAGGTTTAACTGAAAATGAAGTCAGTTATATGTCAGAATGAGCTCAGTAACAGATGGTGCTTTTcttatgttttgtttctcatgttatgttttcttcttttttaaacagtaaaataaaagagaataagaaTGCTTCAGAGATTATAAAGGCGATGAACATGCTCATAAGCTCCATGAACAGTGAATACTTGTGGGAGTACATGACCCGACGCTTCTGCGCTTCTCTACGGTAAGTCGGGAATGACTTTGACACAGAATTCTTAATTATAATCCTTAATTATAATGGGGAATTCTGCTTGTTAATACTTAAACCTAGCAggtttacagtatattgtgtcAGCCCAGAAAATGCAAGATCATAGCTGAAAGTCAGCATTCACATAGTACACTGTAAAGCAGCACTGCCAGgaacatacacaacatatatTCTGACTCAAATATCAATCAACCACCAtcactttctttctgtcttaaCTCTATAGTGACAAAGATGACCCACCAACACCTCCTGAGCAGGACCGCAGTCACCCTGCTCCCTCTGTCACAGAGATGTCCAATCTCGTCATTTTCCTGCTCGATGTTCTTCCTCTGGTGAATAACCCACACACTTACATATCGTAGTTCTCTCCcttgtgaaaatgtatttgtcagAAAAACCAGAATGTTGGGGTTTGACATTATAGAAATATTCAACAAGTATTAAAAATGTAGACaagctgaaaaacacatttttcatgttttcttttgttgacatttttgtaTCCCTCTGGCACTCAGATACAGTTAggtttaaacaaatatttgctATTATACAGCACTAGTTGACCCAAGTCTGTCTCATGAATATGTTTTGAACAAATGTCTATACACAGACAGTATGTTCAAAATGCTAGTATTTTCCCACAGGAGCTCCATGCTGATATCCAGTCCCAGTTTCTTCCTGAAATGCTGAGCACCATGCTCCAAAATCTGTGCAGCCACATCGACTCCGTCAGCCTGGAAGATGTCACACAGGGCCTGCGCACCTGCTTCAGGGTCCTGAGTAAGATCCAGATGCCTGTGGCTTATATGGATGTTGAGGCAGGGgcacagacagaggagatggAGTCACAGACAttagaagaggaaggaaaaaatgcaCAGGTTAGGCATTTCAAAGTCTGTCCCAAtgtggtttatgtttattttatgtttttgatgTTGACTGTCTCATCTTATGAATAGTCCTTTATCCAGGAtatggagcaggaggaagagaaagatggCAGTGTTGGTCAGCCTATTGCTCACCATGAACTTGAAGAGCTGAACAGAGATGAAGGGGATGAGGCAGAACCTGCAGATGGTGTTTACCCAACACTCAGGTCTGAGGACAGTGGATTGGGAATCAGCGCCTCACCATCAGAGCAGCATCTCCTGCCAGGGATGGGGACTGAGGGAAATGGAATTTGCAAAGAGGGTGAAAGAgtgtggaggaagggaggcagtaTAGACTCCATGACCCAGTGTCTGCAGGACATCCTGGCCTCCATAGCCACAAGGTAAACTACTGAGATATTGTCATATTAGTCATCATCTAGATAGAACTCTGGGCCTCTTTTGATCAATTCCCTAAATATTTTCACTCCTCACATGTTTCAGATACCTGCTGGTGCAGGTGGAGGATGTcaggggagaagaggaagagccTCAGCCTGACCTAACCACTGTCTCTGTGGATCAGAAGACTTTGTTGACAGGCATTGGTGGACGGGAAATTAAAGACAAACTGACTGAACTGTTCACTCCAAACAAGCTTAAACACCACTCTACATCTGTATCTGATACCCCGGCCTCAGCAGCCCCCacggagaagaaaaaagaacgTGCACATGCAGGGTGTCTGGACTGGGCAGCTGGCTACATGCCCCGAGGCAGGGCAGAGATCTCTGAGGCCTGTCGACAGGCCTTCACTGCCACCTGCCACCTGCTGCTGGAGTGCACTACCTTCCCTGTCTACCTAACTGAAGAGGAGACTCTGGCTCTCCATACAGACATGTTTGGTCTTACAGGTCAGCTCACAATTTGATTGGATTCATCCAGCTGAGGTTAAACTACTCCTAGCTATGTGCTTTAACCCACAAAGTAGTAATCAAGTGCATTTGTTTTCCATAGGCAGTGATGTGGACACCCTGCCAGTGTGGCTAAGGTCCTTGATGACACTGTGCTGCCTGTCCAGGGACTACAGCATCCAACACACTGCAGTGGCCTCTCTGTTGGAGCTCATCAACCACTCTCAATCCTTAGCACTTGTGATCCAGGACAAGCACAGACGCTACCAGAACTCTGACTCTAATCCTCTGAGCGGGCGGCTGCAGATGGTCACTGTGCCACCCATCTACCCTGCTGTGCTTCATGCCATAGATGGCACAGATTTCTATCAGGTTAGGTGGGAAAATGTTTGTGGAATTCAAATTTGTACTTTAAGTGTGGTATTTAAAGTTTTGTGATTTTGTGCTGTGACCCAGAGGGTGTCCCAGGTACTTTGGAGCCAGCTGGACATGGAGCGCAGAGAACAGCACACTTCCTGTGTGGAACTCTTTTACAGGCTTCACTGTTTGGCTCCATCAGCATCCATCTGCGAAGAGATAATCTGCCAGGCACTATTGCACAAAGACAAGGTGAATATACCTGCACACATGCTGACCCACAtttgtttcacacattttcattttctcccagTATCTTCTAGATGTGTCAGTTTTACTGAGACACACCAACGGTCCTACTAGGTCATAGGATGAGATAAGCAAATAAGCTAAAGACTTGTGAACACTATgtgccttgtttttttttttgccccagGCTGTTAGGCTGGAAGCACTGCACCGCTTCACTGTTCTATGGCACCTGACCCGGGAGATCCACACCAACAGGACCATGTCCCTCAGACGCTCCTTTGACCGGTAAGTACATGGTTGAAAAGCAGTGAGCAGTAAAGACAAATGTAAGGTTAATGTCTATAATTTTTCATCTTTGTTATTCTTTCTGTCCCAAGCATATGTAGCTGAGATGTTCACCATATGTGTCAGCTCTACTGTGATGATGTATTAACATGCTACATATTGGTGTCAACTTCCACAGAGAACCAATACAGAGCAGTTAGCAATTTCCCAATTTGAATATATAAACAACATGATAAACTCAAACCAGACTGCCCACATGTCCTAAAACTGCAGTTTGAGTCAGAGCCAAGACATAGTCTCCCTCTTTGTATCCCATGTTGAGACGCACTGGGTGAACTCTCTGAAATTTTTGATAATTATTTTTATGGCATTGTCTTTTGTGTGGCACCACCAATAGCCGGTGATGCATGCTTCATGACAAAGAAGGTACAAATGACAAAGAACAGCTCAGAGTGACAAAAACTGTGCCAGGCAAGCTGATTCTTAGTTGTCCTAATATTGTCACACTTCAGGAGAGAAACCATTTTAATTTAGGTAACAGTGCTACTCTCTGGTCAAAACTGACATGTTTTGCCCCACTTGTGATAAATATTTAAGGATACCAAATTcatctcttctttttgtttgtagTTTGCCATGAGCATGAATGCCTCACTGGATCATGGCTATAGACTTTGAGTTTTCTACAGCTGGGACAGATTTAaacctctgtgtgtctctttcagGTCTCTGTGTGTCGTGGTGGACAGTCTAAGCTGTACAGATGGTTCAGTAAGTGCAGCAGCGCAGTGCTGGCTGGCCAGGGCTCTGTCCCTCAATGACGTGATCCGGATCCTGGAGCCTATTCTGTTATTGCTGCTTCACCCAACTACTCAACGCTGCAACATTCAGAGCGCCAAACAAAATCTCACTGCTGGTAAATTCATTTGTCAGCATGTTGGATGGGTGAAATAATTTGATAGAAAAAACATGACTGTGGCTATAcgctgtgtgttttttggtaaactaatatgcattttgttttaaaggcAACCTGAAGGCTCTAAACAATAGAAGTCGATCCTCCACAAAAACATCTGGGTCAGATGCAGATGCCATGGCCACAGAGGTCACCAGCTTAAATCTCCTGAACATTGTGGACCGGGAATTCATGTGGGCAGAGTTAGACAGTGATCCTGAGTTAGCCAAACTACCAGACACTTTAGTAGTATCCCGGAGTGAGAgtgaagagacagaggagggggaggagggtagagaggaggacgaggaggaggaggagccagAGAGCGAACACACTGAGTCAGCTGACACCAGTGGTGCCCAGGTATCCACAGAGAACTCCAGCTCTGGTTCTGTCCCCTATCGCAGCATTGAAGAAGGAGGCCTGGTCAATGGCCTGCGGAGGGTAGAGTCCGAGCACACACAGGCATCGGATTCACTGTCaagtgaggatgaggaagatgtAGAGCTGGAGGCCATGGCCAGGTCTCGCCTGTTAAAACAGGAGCGTGAGAAGAGAGAGGCGATCGACTCTCTGTTCCGTCATGTGCTGCTGTATCCTGTGGCAGGCGGTTGGCGCCATCTGCTTCAAGGCTTGGCTCTGC encodes the following:
- the dop1b gene encoding protein dopey-2; its protein translation is MDPEELELQNDYRYRSYASVIEKALRNFESSSEWADLISSLGKLNKALQSNIRYSLLPKRQIIGKRLAQCLHPALPSGVHLKALETYEVIFKIIGSKWLAKDLFIYSSGLFPLLGHAAMAVKPVLLTLYERYYLPLQRALLPSLQAFITGLLPGLEEGLEVYDRTDALLLKLSLLVGQQVFYGALWGSMLVSPLVRLPATVFIVTHFDRMLTLHQQAYMLGFDHRLVVKSVCLSLQDSNVLVQRNTLEILLFFFPFAKCLDPAETSITMSVEEMITLSSAASLTLLRRDMSLNRRLYAWLLGTDTKGEMVAPHPTLSTTAEEHTSFYFNNYSKDFIVQALINILKQKDLESNPENVTGYLRPFRIIISLLDKPEIGPVVLSSVLLEVVRAFYSYCQEMVGEETTTSSGLSGNQLASKIKENKNASEIIKAMNMLISSMNSEYLWEYMTRRFCASLRDKDDPPTPPEQDRSHPAPSVTEMSNLVIFLLDVLPLELHADIQSQFLPEMLSTMLQNLCSHIDSVSLEDVTQGLRTCFRVLSKIQMPVAYMDVEAGAQTEEMESQTLEEEGKNAQSFIQDMEQEEEKDGSVGQPIAHHELEELNRDEGDEAEPADGVYPTLRSEDSGLGISASPSEQHLLPGMGTEGNGICKEGERVWRKGGSIDSMTQCLQDILASIATRYLLVQVEDVRGEEEEPQPDLTTVSVDQKTLLTGIGGREIKDKLTELFTPNKLKHHSTSVSDTPASAAPTEKKKERAHAGCLDWAAGYMPRGRAEISEACRQAFTATCHLLLECTTFPVYLTEEETLALHTDMFGLTGSDVDTLPVWLRSLMTLCCLSRDYSIQHTAVASLLELINHSQSLALVIQDKHRRYQNSDSNPLSGRLQMVTVPPIYPAVLHAIDGTDFYQRVSQVLWSQLDMERREQHTSCVELFYRLHCLAPSASICEEIICQALLHKDKAVRLEALHRFTVLWHLTREIHTNRTMSLRRSFDRSLCVVVDSLSCTDGSVSAAAQCWLARALSLNDVIRILEPILLLLLHPTTQRCNIQSAKQNLTAGNLKALNNRSRSSTKTSGSDADAMATEVTSLNLLNIVDREFMWAELDSDPELAKLPDTLVVSRSESEETEEGEEGREEDEEEEEPESEHTESADTSGAQVSTENSSSGSVPYRSIEEGGLVNGLRRVESEHTQASDSLSSEDEEDVELEAMARSRLLKQEREKREAIDSLFRHVLLYPVAGGWRHLLQGLALLDSLLRSSAQCPLVDALSSTSLDTSSAAHLNLVSNLLQRHQQAQDGKGFYGSLLSPSSSPSVPPSLIIELLVSLCLRFLRSHYPSYLSLGPLDSQGNREVQVKSVEVLTRLVNQLGCVARGQEGSGASVEHIRRLLSGCKVQQYALLTLSASMYVSQRGMDKGAPRSVDMLDQQGALSEESLVNVGTGGQEQYPLQMELLKLLQALIVLEYHVWPGGAVSAAGSSGSGQPGEPREIPTATTPLAREWQTAVLFQQSIKAAQYVQSHPITAQGMFVSAAARALQPQYGYSMHPHWVSLLCSSLPYLGRSLGIIVAPLISQICRNLDELVKLYEHDGGKTNQSLSGRKENIAPDYPLTLLEGLTTITHYCLLDNKRSLVACDPVDVRNARNAVIEALPHMLSSMALLWGVVMREEFQRRVSDTGQSSRHTSSSVYFKSTKILRQRILEFLLPLTGQYGVQLMASLGVVWSSRKSKRRHKNKVLPVASESRLTIVDLVKSLNTMHTDTILHLVKEVVKKPHQIKGDQKSTLVDIPMLQFSYAYIQSISAQALQENIAPLLSLLRESVQLNLAPPGHFLLLGILNEIVNRLPNLDNKKDTRDLQEVTQRILEAVGGIAGSSLEQTSWLSRSLEVKVQPQVCAEADEPDDAEMDGDHYESMAQASTMVSSSAPSAYSVQALVLLAEILAPLLDMVYRSDEKEKAVPLISRLMYYVFPYLKNHSAYNMPSFEAGAQLLSSLSGYAYTKRAWRKEVFELFMDPLFFTMDATCSQSWKSIIDHLLTHEKTMFKDLMSMQSGSLKLFPSADQRPMLLKRQAFAMLSGELDQYHLYLPLIQERLTEALRMNPSPAISAQMFLMFRVLLLRISSQHLTSLWPIMVTELIRIFARLEKSLQADKDVSKLAKVVRGALDRNGPVNFSQAELDMYLSACKFLDTSLAFPPERIPLFQMYRWAFVPEVDVNRFSGPESTLIEGEQECTPHVVRILEGIQQRFTTLNGLSEDSSTEHLKFPLLTQSSLTSITQLLPFLRTLCCSFQGPPPYSQPMPHFPVADYPAASSDGVLKRLERITEEEFLDSTDN